Proteins encoded together in one Bradyrhizobium sp. CB82 window:
- a CDS encoding glycosyltransferase family 39 protein, translating to MRFTSLVIELIRARPRLVVWIVVLLQAVMWLFVALVFYRSPPGNLATLLAFGREYQVGTELGPPLAFWLADIAYRAAGSHMIGVYVLAELCEIATFIALYHLARAVVGTQQAVLAVLLTMTVLAFSSPALDFGPMVLARPLWALLLLHSWQLIGQRRGNAWFAWSIAAGLLLLTTPAAIGLLLLLVIFAVATEGGRRTLRALDPIYALVVVAVLALPYAIWLLRAETLTMPVLPQVEDLKARAINTAWLFGGLLLGAVAIPVLTFLNTRWFAGQAEDAPIIYRPPVEPLARNFVYFFALAPGLGAILVSGLFGLDSVAGGAGIVLVMSGLAVIVAAGDFIAMRRARVLRTVWAAAVAAPAAGVVLAVLLMPWTGTGEIATSMPARAISDFFDDSFARRTNQRLRAVAGETQLASLIALHSGRPHLLIDAEPQRTPWFTPARFSETGGVVVWRASDTAGTPPPEIAQRFPGIVPEVPRAFEWLVNGRQPLLRIGWAIVRPKGS from the coding sequence ATGCGGTTTACCTCCCTGGTCATCGAGCTGATCCGCGCCCGGCCGCGGCTGGTGGTGTGGATCGTGGTGCTGCTCCAGGCCGTGATGTGGTTGTTCGTGGCGCTGGTCTTCTACCGCAGCCCGCCCGGCAACCTTGCAACCCTGCTCGCCTTCGGCCGCGAATATCAGGTCGGCACCGAGCTCGGGCCGCCGCTCGCCTTCTGGCTCGCCGACATCGCCTATCGCGCCGCCGGCAGCCACATGATCGGCGTCTATGTGCTGGCCGAGCTCTGCGAGATCGCGACCTTCATCGCGCTCTATCATCTGGCGCGCGCCGTGGTCGGCACCCAGCAAGCGGTGCTCGCCGTGCTCCTGACCATGACGGTGCTGGCGTTCTCCTCGCCTGCGCTCGACTTCGGTCCGATGGTGCTGGCGCGCCCGCTCTGGGCGCTGCTCCTGCTGCATTCCTGGCAGCTCATTGGCCAGCGCCGCGGCAACGCCTGGTTCGCCTGGTCGATCGCCGCCGGCCTGCTGCTGCTGACGACGCCGGCCGCTATCGGTCTGTTGCTGCTGCTCGTTATCTTCGCGGTCGCGACCGAAGGCGGCCGCAGGACGCTGCGCGCGCTCGATCCGATCTATGCGCTCGTCGTTGTTGCCGTGCTGGCGCTGCCTTATGCGATCTGGTTGTTGCGTGCCGAGACGCTGACCATGCCGGTCTTGCCGCAGGTTGAGGATTTGAAGGCCCGCGCGATCAACACGGCCTGGCTGTTCGGCGGCCTCCTGCTTGGCGCGGTCGCGATCCCGGTGCTGACGTTCCTCAACACCAGATGGTTCGCCGGTCAAGCCGAGGACGCACCGATCATCTACCGGCCGCCGGTCGAGCCGCTGGCGCGCAATTTCGTCTACTTCTTCGCCCTGGCGCCCGGGCTTGGCGCCATCCTGGTCTCCGGTCTGTTCGGACTCGACAGCGTTGCGGGCGGAGCGGGCATCGTGCTGGTGATGTCGGGCCTTGCCGTCATCGTCGCCGCCGGCGACTTCATCGCGATGCGCCGCGCCCGCGTGCTGCGCACGGTGTGGGCGGCCGCCGTCGCGGCGCCCGCCGCGGGCGTCGTGCTGGCGGTATTGTTGATGCCGTGGACTGGGACCGGCGAGATCGCGACCTCGATGCCGGCGCGTGCGATCTCGGACTTTTTCGACGACAGCTTTGCCCGCCGCACCAACCAGCGTCTGCGCGCAGTCGCCGGCGAGACGCAGCTTGCGAGCCTGATCGCGCTGCATTCCGGCCGGCCGCATCTTCTCATCGACGCCGAGCCCCAGCGCACCCCCTGGTTCACGCCGGCCAGGTTCAGCGAGACCGGCGGCGTCGTGGTCTGGCGCGCCTCCGACACCGCCGGCACCCCACCGCCGGAGATTGCACAGCGCTTCCCCGGCATCGTGCCCGAAGTGCCGCGCGCCTTCGAATGGCTGGTGAACGGCCGTCAGCCGCTTCTGCGCATCGGCTGGGCCATCGTGCGCCCGAAGGGATCGTGA
- a CDS encoding tetratricopeptide repeat protein, translating into MFSNRFNRWTAAAIALAGSAIIAVPGAVLAQTPDHPADTAVQFPTRNDLKSLTGAGSYLAARHASVERDASSAAAFYRSALRTDPKNNELLDRAFISSVADGDIDEAVKLAERILTIDKSNRVARLVVGVHDLKMKKYATAQSNINQSIRGPITDLVATLLSGWAAYGAGDSKAAIASIDKLTGPEWYPLFKDLHAGMILELSGKEKDAGTRFERAYKLDDSMLRITEAYARWLSRNKDAAAATTVYEAFDKKLARHPLIQDGLRETRAGKKMPPLIESAQGGAAEALYGIGATLTRRGGEDLALVYLQLALYLQPSHPLALLSLADLYESVKRPQMAIKVYERVPASSPLKRNAQIQLAVDLDSADKTDEAIKILKSVVMEDPKDLEAIMALGNIERGRKKFGDCGATYSQGIDVLPAGADKSNSVWYYYRGICEERSKQWGKAEADMKKALELQPDQPHVLNYLGYSWIDQGVNLDEGMKMIKRAVEQRPDDGYIVDSLGWAYYRIGNYEEAVKNLERAIDLKPEDPTINDHLGDAYWRIGRTLEAKFQWSHARDLKPEPDELPKIEAKIANGLTDDNSNSSAAQAEKKKDDGKGG; encoded by the coding sequence ATGTTTTCAAATCGTTTCAACCGCTGGACTGCTGCTGCCATCGCTCTTGCCGGTTCTGCGATCATCGCGGTCCCCGGCGCGGTCCTGGCGCAGACGCCGGATCATCCGGCCGACACGGCGGTGCAGTTTCCGACCCGGAATGATTTGAAGTCGCTCACCGGCGCGGGCAGCTATCTCGCCGCGCGCCACGCCAGCGTCGAACGCGACGCCTCGTCCGCGGCCGCCTTCTATCGCTCGGCGCTGCGCACCGATCCCAAGAACAACGAGCTGCTCGACCGCGCCTTCATCTCCTCCGTCGCGGATGGCGACATCGACGAAGCCGTCAAGCTCGCCGAGCGCATCCTGACCATCGACAAGTCGAACCGCGTCGCGCGCCTCGTGGTCGGCGTGCACGACCTGAAGATGAAGAAATATGCGACCGCCCAGAGCAACATCAACCAGTCGATCCGCGGGCCGATCACCGATCTGGTCGCGACGCTGTTGTCCGGCTGGGCCGCCTATGGCGCGGGCGACTCGAAGGCCGCCATCGCCAGCATCGACAAGCTGACCGGCCCGGAATGGTATCCGCTGTTCAAGGACCTCCATGCAGGCATGATCCTCGAGCTCTCAGGCAAGGAGAAGGACGCCGGAACCCGTTTCGAGCGCGCCTACAAGCTCGATGATTCCATGCTGCGCATCACCGAAGCCTATGCGCGCTGGCTGTCGCGCAACAAGGATGCGGCCGCAGCGACCACCGTTTACGAGGCCTTCGACAAGAAGCTCGCCCGTCATCCGCTGATCCAGGATGGCCTGCGCGAGACCCGCGCCGGCAAGAAGATGCCGCCGTTGATCGAGTCCGCGCAAGGAGGTGCGGCCGAAGCGCTCTACGGCATCGGCGCCACGCTGACCCGCCGCGGCGGCGAGGATCTTGCGCTGGTCTATCTCCAGCTTGCGCTCTATCTCCAGCCGAGCCATCCGCTCGCGCTGCTCTCGCTCGCCGACCTCTATGAATCGGTGAAGCGGCCGCAGATGGCGATCAAGGTCTATGAGCGCGTCCCGGCGAGCTCGCCATTGAAGCGCAATGCGCAGATCCAGCTCGCGGTCGATCTCGACTCCGCCGACAAGACCGACGAGGCGATCAAGATCCTCAAATCCGTGGTCATGGAAGATCCGAAGGATCTCGAAGCCATCATGGCGCTCGGCAATATCGAGCGCGGCCGCAAGAAGTTTGGTGATTGCGGCGCGACCTACTCGCAGGGCATCGACGTGCTGCCGGCCGGCGCCGACAAGTCCAACAGCGTCTGGTACTACTACCGCGGCATCTGCGAGGAGCGCTCCAAGCAGTGGGGCAAGGCGGAAGCCGACATGAAGAAGGCGCTCGAGCTCCAGCCCGACCAGCCGCATGTCCTCAACTATCTCGGCTATTCCTGGATCGACCAGGGCGTCAATCTCGACGAGGGCATGAAGATGATCAAGCGCGCCGTCGAGCAGCGGCCCGACGACGGCTATATCGTCGATTCTCTCGGTTGGGCTTACTATCGCATCGGCAATTACGAGGAGGCGGTGAAGAACCTCGAGCGTGCGATCGACTTGAAACCCGAGGATCCCACCATCAACGACCATCTCGGCGACGCCTACTGGCGCATCGGCCGCACGCTGGAAGCCAAATTCCAGTGGTCGCATGCACGCGATCTGAAGCCCGAGCCGGATGAACTGCCGAAGATCGAGGCCAAGATCGCCAACGGTCTGACCGACGACAATTCGAATTCTTCGGCCGCGCAGGCCGAGAAGAAGAAGGACGACGGCAAGGGCGGCTGA
- a CDS encoding LysE family translocator has translation MVDANFWLFLAAALVIALVPGPGIFYVAARTFSEGRTSGFASIAGTALGGMVHVVAGSLGISAIILASAELFAAVKYVGALYLVWLGIRTFRSAGRPPALEREPVGDRRAFCDGVLVEALNPKTAAFFLAFIPQFLDPSAASPTLQFILLGAISVTLNTLADFGVVLMASFTRAQLTSRPRLVQRLTQGSGVFIAGLGLSLALARRPVNS, from the coding sequence ATGGTCGACGCGAATTTCTGGCTGTTCCTCGCCGCGGCCCTCGTCATTGCGCTCGTTCCCGGTCCCGGCATCTTCTACGTCGCCGCGCGAACCTTCTCGGAAGGCCGGACAAGCGGATTCGCCTCGATTGCCGGCACGGCGCTGGGCGGAATGGTCCACGTGGTCGCGGGCAGCCTCGGCATCTCCGCCATCATCCTTGCGAGCGCCGAGCTGTTCGCCGCCGTGAAGTACGTGGGTGCGCTGTATCTGGTCTGGCTCGGCATCCGGACCTTTCGCAGCGCCGGCCGGCCTCCGGCGCTGGAGCGTGAGCCTGTCGGCGACAGACGCGCCTTCTGCGACGGCGTGCTGGTCGAGGCGCTGAACCCGAAGACCGCAGCGTTCTTCCTGGCCTTCATCCCGCAGTTTCTCGATCCATCCGCCGCCAGCCCCACGCTGCAATTCATCCTGCTTGGCGCAATCTCGGTGACGCTGAATACGCTCGCAGATTTCGGCGTCGTGCTGATGGCCTCCTTCACCCGCGCGCAACTGACCAGCCGGCCGCGTCTCGTGCAGCGCCTCACCCAAGGCTCCGGCGTCTTCATCGCAGGCCTCGGGCTTTCGCTCGCGCTGGCGCGTCGGCCGGTGAATAGTTAG
- a CDS encoding 4-(cytidine 5'-diphospho)-2-C-methyl-D-erythritol kinase: MSALIEEGRAKVNLSLRVVGRRTDGYHDLESVVAFADCADRLTLEPGEELKLTTTGPLAAACGETSDNLVLKAARFLTEAVPNLKLGAFALDKVLPVAAGIGGGSADAAAALRLLARLNNLSLDDPLLQKVALATGADVPVCLLSRACDMTGVGEQLLPLKLPSMPSVMVNPRVPVATKDVFQALGLRNGELLVGVTDVFEAPAWPGEGASTADWVDVLSTVANDLEAPAMRIEPVIGDVLGALRACAGVKLARMSGSGATCFAIFGGPAEAHAAAETIRRDHPGWWVHAGTLS; the protein is encoded by the coding sequence ATGTCGGCGTTGATTGAAGAAGGGCGCGCGAAGGTCAATCTGAGCCTTCGTGTCGTCGGCCGTCGCACCGACGGCTATCATGATCTCGAAAGCGTGGTCGCATTCGCCGATTGCGCCGATCGTCTCACGCTCGAGCCGGGCGAAGAGCTGAAGCTCACCACCACGGGCCCGTTGGCCGCGGCCTGCGGCGAGACATCGGACAATCTCGTGCTCAAGGCGGCAAGGTTTCTCACGGAGGCCGTGCCGAACCTGAAGCTTGGTGCCTTCGCGCTCGACAAGGTGCTTCCCGTCGCAGCCGGTATCGGCGGCGGCTCGGCGGATGCTGCGGCGGCCTTGCGGCTGCTGGCGCGCCTCAACAATCTCTCGCTCGATGATCCCCTTTTGCAGAAGGTCGCACTTGCGACCGGCGCCGACGTGCCAGTGTGCCTGCTCTCGCGCGCCTGCGACATGACCGGCGTCGGCGAGCAACTCCTGCCGCTGAAGTTGCCGAGCATGCCCAGTGTGATGGTGAACCCGCGCGTGCCGGTGGCGACAAAGGACGTGTTCCAGGCTCTGGGCCTGCGCAACGGCGAGCTTTTGGTCGGCGTCACCGACGTCTTCGAAGCGCCGGCCTGGCCGGGGGAGGGAGCCTCGACCGCAGACTGGGTCGACGTGCTTTCGACCGTCGCCAACGATCTCGAAGCTCCTGCAATGCGCATCGAGCCCGTGATCGGCGACGTGCTGGGCGCCTTGCGCGCCTGTGCCGGCGTCAAGCTTGCCCGCATGTCGGGTTCGGGCGCGACCTGCTTTGCGATCTTCGGCGGACCTGCCGAGGCACATGCCGCAGCCGAGACGATCCGCCGCGATCACCCTGGCTGGTGGGTGCATGCGGGGACGTTGAGTTAG
- a CDS encoding ribonuclease HII has product MIRDKSASKPAKNAAKKEPKAAAKEPNGAVNTQRGVIAIAPPSFRRERALIKRGVWPVAGCDEAGRGPLAGPVVAAAVILDPNRIPRGIDDSKRLTAEEREKLFDKICATAQVSVAVASPARIDRDNILRASLWALKRAVMALPEAPRHIFVDGRDRLDTPCDCEAVIGGDGLVLSIAAASIVAKVTRDRLMCALAGDCPGYGFEQHKGYAVPEHLEALDRLGPSIHHRSFFAPVVAAREKHMPWTVEPKRDLFTAAAEVDVQVEAQAEASVVDASASL; this is encoded by the coding sequence ATGATTCGGGACAAGTCCGCCAGCAAGCCGGCCAAGAACGCCGCGAAGAAGGAGCCCAAAGCGGCCGCGAAGGAGCCTAACGGCGCCGTCAATACCCAAAGGGGCGTCATCGCGATCGCGCCGCCGAGCTTTCGCCGTGAGCGCGCGCTGATCAAGCGCGGCGTCTGGCCGGTCGCCGGCTGCGACGAGGCGGGGCGTGGGCCGCTGGCCGGGCCCGTGGTCGCGGCCGCCGTGATCCTCGACCCGAACCGGATTCCGCGCGGCATCGACGATTCCAAGCGCCTTACGGCCGAGGAGCGCGAAAAGCTGTTCGACAAGATCTGCGCAACCGCGCAGGTCTCGGTCGCCGTCGCCTCGCCGGCGCGCATCGACCGCGACAATATATTGCGCGCCTCGCTGTGGGCGCTGAAGCGCGCGGTGATGGCGCTGCCCGAGGCGCCCCGCCACATCTTCGTCGACGGCCGCGACAGGCTCGACACGCCTTGCGACTGCGAGGCCGTGATCGGCGGCGACGGCCTGGTGCTCTCGATCGCAGCGGCTTCGATCGTCGCGAAAGTGACGCGCGACCGGCTGATGTGCGCGCTGGCGGGGGATTGTCCGGGCTACGGTTTCGAGCAGCACAAGGGCTATGCCGTGCCGGAGCATCTCGAGGCACTGGACCGCCTCGGTCCTTCCATCCACCACCGCAGCTTTTTCGCCCCCGTCGTCGCCGCGCGCGAGAAGCACATGCCCTGGACGGTGGAACCCAAGCGCGATCTGTTCACGGCGGCTGCTGAAGTGGACGTTCAAGTTGAGGCCCAGGCGGAGGCGTCGGTCGTCGACGCCTCTGCGAGCCTCTAA
- a CDS encoding uracil-DNA glycosylase family protein: MIPEPAPTVRELLAFYLEAGVDCALAGEPIDRLAEADAPPPVARAASPAEAPRPVAAPAVMRGEAAPAPDVAIASAREAARTAPTLEALRELMQNFDGCALKNTATRLVFADGNPEARIMFVGEAPGRDEDIEGLPFVGRSGKLLDRMIGAIGLDRSKAYIANVIPWRPPGNRTPTPQETQTCLPFIQRQIELVNPDVLVTLGNPSTQTLLSTREGIMRTRGRWFDYDTGGRVIRALPTFHPAYLLRSPSYKRLAWQDLRAIAKALAG; this comes from the coding sequence ATGATCCCCGAACCCGCCCCCACCGTCCGCGAGCTGCTGGCCTTCTATTTGGAGGCCGGCGTCGACTGCGCGCTTGCCGGGGAACCGATCGATCGGCTCGCCGAGGCGGACGCGCCGCCCCCGGTCGCGCGCGCCGCTTCGCCGGCCGAGGCGCCTCGCCCCGTTGCGGCGCCGGCGGTGATGCGGGGCGAGGCTGCACCCGCCCCCGACGTCGCGATCGCCTCGGCGCGCGAGGCGGCGCGGACCGCGCCAACGCTGGAGGCGCTGCGCGAGCTGATGCAGAACTTCGACGGCTGCGCTTTGAAGAACACCGCGACGCGGCTGGTGTTCGCCGACGGCAACCCGGAAGCGCGCATCATGTTCGTCGGCGAGGCGCCGGGGCGCGACGAAGACATCGAAGGCCTGCCCTTCGTCGGGCGCAGCGGCAAGCTGCTCGACCGCATGATCGGCGCGATCGGGCTCGATCGCAGCAAGGCCTATATCGCCAACGTCATCCCGTGGCGGCCGCCCGGCAATCGCACGCCGACGCCGCAGGAGACGCAAACCTGCCTGCCCTTCATCCAGCGCCAGATCGAGCTCGTGAATCCCGACGTGCTGGTGACGCTCGGCAATCCCTCGACGCAGACGCTGCTCTCTACCCGCGAAGGCATCATGCGCACGCGCGGGCGATGGTTCGACTACGACACGGGTGGTCGCGTCATCCGGGCGCTGCCAACATTCCATCCGGCCTACCTGCTGCGCTCGCCGTCCTACAAGCGGCTGGCCTGGCAGGATCTGCGCGCGATCGCGAAGGCGCTGGCGGGGTAG
- a CDS encoding electron transfer flavoprotein-ubiquinone oxidoreductase yields MSTEELPPRESMEFDVVIVGAGPSGLSAAIRLKQLNADLNIVVVEKGSEVGAHILSGAVIDPAGLDKLFPDWREDADCPLKTQVKDDRFFWFTETSSIKLPQFIMPPLMNNHHCYIGSLGNVCRWLARKAEALGVEIYPGFAAAEVLYNDNGAVRGIATGDMGIGRDGKPKDSFTRGMELLGKYTLFAEGARGSLSKQLIAKYALDAKSEPPKFGIGLKEVWQIDPAKHQKGLVQHAVGWPLKNDTGGGLFFYHYDENLVSIGFVVHLNYNDPYLSPFDEFQRVKLHPAVRATLEGGKRLAYGARAITEGGYQSVPRLSFPGGALIGCAAGFVNVPRIKGVHNAMGTGMLAAEYVATALGAGRANDELVEYENAWRDSVVGKDLYPVRNAKPLLSKFGTFIGAGLGILDMWTNTLFGLSLFGTQSHAKPDRATLDAAKSHAPKNYPKPDGKISFDKLSSVFLSNTNHEEDQPVHLKVADMELQKTSEHDIFAGPSNRYCPAGVYEWVEEVASVRFQINAQNCVHCKTCDVKDPNGNITWVPPEGGGGPNYEAM; encoded by the coding sequence ATGAGCACCGAAGAACTTCCCCCGCGCGAATCCATGGAATTCGACGTCGTCATCGTCGGCGCCGGCCCCTCGGGCCTGTCGGCCGCGATCCGGCTGAAGCAGCTCAACGCCGATCTCAACATCGTCGTGGTGGAGAAGGGCTCGGAAGTCGGCGCGCATATTCTCTCTGGCGCGGTGATCGATCCTGCCGGCCTCGACAAGCTGTTCCCGGACTGGCGCGAGGATGCCGATTGCCCGCTCAAGACCCAGGTGAAAGACGACCGCTTCTTCTGGTTCACCGAGACGAGTTCGATCAAGCTGCCGCAGTTCATCATGCCGCCGCTGATGAACAATCATCATTGTTATATCGGCTCGCTCGGCAATGTCTGCCGCTGGCTGGCGCGAAAAGCCGAAGCGCTCGGCGTTGAGATTTATCCGGGCTTTGCGGCGGCCGAGGTGCTCTATAACGACAACGGCGCGGTGCGCGGCATCGCCACCGGCGACATGGGCATCGGCAGGGACGGCAAGCCGAAGGATTCCTTTACCCGCGGCATGGAATTGCTTGGCAAGTACACGCTGTTCGCCGAAGGCGCGCGTGGCAGCCTGTCCAAGCAGCTGATTGCGAAATACGCGCTCGACGCCAAGAGCGAACCGCCAAAATTCGGCATCGGTCTGAAGGAAGTCTGGCAGATCGATCCGGCCAAGCACCAGAAGGGCTTGGTCCAGCACGCCGTCGGCTGGCCGCTCAAGAACGACACCGGCGGCGGCTTGTTCTTCTACCACTATGACGAAAACCTGGTGTCGATCGGCTTCGTCGTCCACCTCAACTACAACGATCCCTATCTGTCACCATTCGACGAGTTCCAGCGCGTCAAGCTGCATCCTGCGGTGCGCGCGACGCTCGAAGGCGGCAAGCGGCTGGCTTACGGCGCGCGCGCAATCACCGAAGGCGGCTATCAGTCGGTGCCGCGGCTCAGCTTCCCCGGCGGCGCGCTGATCGGCTGCGCAGCCGGCTTCGTCAACGTGCCGCGCATCAAGGGCGTGCACAATGCGATGGGCACCGGCATGCTCGCTGCCGAGTACGTCGCCACCGCGCTTGGTGCGGGCCGCGCCAATGACGAACTCGTCGAATACGAAAATGCATGGCGGGATTCCGTCGTCGGCAAGGACCTCTACCCCGTCCGCAACGCCAAGCCGCTATTGTCGAAGTTCGGTACCTTCATCGGCGCCGGGCTCGGCATCTTGGACATGTGGACCAATACGCTGTTCGGACTCTCGCTGTTCGGCACCCAGTCGCATGCAAAACCCGATCGCGCCACGCTCGACGCGGCGAAAAGCCACGCACCGAAAAACTATCCGAAGCCGGACGGCAAGATCTCCTTCGACAAGTTGTCGTCGGTGTTCCTGTCCAACACCAACCACGAAGAGGATCAGCCGGTTCATCTGAAGGTTGCGGACATGGAACTTCAGAAGACCTCGGAGCACGACATCTTTGCCGGTCCCTCGAACCGTTACTGCCCGGCCGGCGTCTATGAGTGGGTCGAGGAGGTCGCGAGCGTGAGATTCCAGATCAACGCCCAGAATTGCGTCCACTGCAAAACCTGCGACGTGAAGGACCCCAACGGCAATATCACCTGGGTTCCGCCGGAGGGTGGCGGCGGGCCGAACTACGAGGCCATGTAG
- a CDS encoding alpha/beta hydrolase: MLAPQSRFYESHGLRLHYADWGNEGAPVVILVHGGRDHCRSWDVIARALQPHFHVLAPDLRGHGDSDWTRGGSYALTEYVYDLAQLVRVIAAPEVILIGHSMGGMVCLIHSGSFPETVSALVVLDGVTVLPDAQRAPTHERIAKWVGQVDKLHDRAPRFYRTIEDAAAQMRTYNKRLSRELALHLATHGVRQNEDGTFSWKFDPYQRVTAPQRLWPDDHVALWARIACPTLLLNADESFLAASRAAGLERYFQKACIEMVCGAGHWLHHDRPQEVIGAIRRFLGLADEGAG; encoded by the coding sequence ATGCTCGCCCCGCAAAGTCGCTTCTATGAATCTCACGGCCTGCGGCTGCACTACGCCGACTGGGGCAATGAAGGCGCGCCGGTCGTCATCCTGGTCCATGGCGGCCGCGATCATTGCCGGAGCTGGGACGTCATCGCCCGCGCGTTGCAGCCGCATTTTCACGTGCTGGCGCCCGATCTTCGCGGCCACGGCGATTCCGACTGGACCAGGGGCGGTAGCTACGCGTTGACGGAGTATGTGTACGATCTGGCCCAGCTCGTCCGCGTCATCGCCGCGCCAGAGGTGATCCTCATCGGCCATTCGATGGGCGGCATGGTGTGCCTGATCCATTCGGGATCGTTTCCGGAGACGGTATCGGCGCTCGTGGTTCTCGACGGCGTGACCGTCTTGCCGGATGCGCAACGGGCTCCGACACATGAACGCATCGCCAAATGGGTCGGCCAGGTCGACAAATTGCACGACCGTGCACCCCGCTTCTATCGCACGATCGAGGACGCGGCGGCGCAGATGAGGACCTACAACAAACGGCTGTCACGTGAGTTGGCGCTGCACCTTGCAACGCACGGGGTGCGGCAGAACGAGGATGGCACGTTTAGCTGGAAGTTCGATCCCTATCAGCGCGTCACCGCGCCGCAGCGATTATGGCCGGATGACCACGTCGCACTGTGGGCGCGCATCGCCTGCCCCACGCTGCTCCTGAACGCAGACGAAAGCTTCCTCGCCGCCTCCCGGGCGGCAGGCCTGGAGCGCTACTTCCAGAAGGCGTGCATCGAAATGGTTTGCGGCGCTGGACACTGGCTGCATCACGACCGGCCGCAAGAGGTCATCGGCGCGATCAGGCGGTTTCTCGGACTAGCAGATGAAGGCGCAGGCTAG
- a CDS encoding polyprenyl synthetase family protein — protein sequence MAVIVPFETPGASIEELVALVAPDMERVNATILSRTGSEVTMIPEVANHLISSGGKRLRPMLTLAMANLAGYTGDGHIKLAASVEFMHTATLLHDDVVDESEMRRGKLSARMLWGNEASVLVGDFLLGQAFRMMVEVGSLRALDILSAAAATIAEGEVMQLAAAKNTATTEDEYLAVIRAKTAELFAAACEVGPVIANRPKAEQTACRSVGMNLGIAFQLVDDVLDYGGKSAKLGKNTGDDFREGKITLPVVLAFRRGNDSERAFWIRALERGEIGDTDLDHAIGLMNKHRALEDTLSRAQHYGAMAVDALALFPSSPMKSALEQVVAFCLARSH from the coding sequence GTGGCCGTAATCGTACCTTTCGAAACTCCCGGCGCGTCGATCGAAGAGCTGGTTGCCCTTGTCGCCCCTGACATGGAGCGGGTCAATGCGACCATCCTGTCGCGGACCGGCTCCGAGGTGACCATGATCCCGGAGGTCGCCAACCACCTGATCTCCTCCGGCGGCAAGCGGCTGCGGCCGATGCTCACCCTCGCCATGGCCAACCTCGCCGGCTACACCGGCGACGGCCATATCAAGCTCGCCGCCTCCGTCGAGTTCATGCATACCGCAACCCTGCTGCACGACGACGTCGTCGACGAGAGCGAGATGCGCCGCGGCAAATTGTCGGCGCGCATGCTGTGGGGCAATGAAGCGAGCGTGCTTGTCGGCGACTTCCTGCTGGGACAAGCCTTCCGCATGATGGTCGAGGTCGGCTCGCTGCGGGCGCTCGACATCCTCTCGGCTGCGGCTGCGACCATTGCCGAGGGCGAGGTGATGCAGCTTGCGGCCGCCAAGAACACCGCGACCACCGAGGACGAATATCTCGCCGTGATCCGTGCCAAGACCGCGGAATTGTTCGCGGCCGCCTGCGAGGTCGGGCCCGTGATCGCCAACCGTCCGAAGGCCGAGCAGACCGCCTGCCGCTCGGTCGGCATGAATCTCGGCATCGCCTTCCAGCTCGTCGACGACGTCCTCGATTATGGCGGCAAGAGCGCCAAGCTCGGCAAGAACACCGGCGACGATTTCCGCGAAGGCAAGATCACGCTGCCCGTGGTGCTCGCCTTCCGCCGCGGCAATGACAGCGAGCGCGCCTTCTGGATTCGGGCGCTGGAGCGCGGCGAGATTGGGGACACCGATCTGGATCACGCCATCGGGCTGATGAACAAGCACCGCGCACTCGAGGACACGCTGAGCCGCGCTCAGCACTACGGCGCCATGGCCGTCGATGCACTGGCGCTGTTCCCGTCCTCGCCGATGAAGAGCGCGCTGGAGCAGGTGGTAGCGTTCTGCCTCGCACGGTCGCACTAG